The Conexivisphaera calida genome includes a region encoding these proteins:
- a CDS encoding chloride channel protein, with translation MDRESVLPWLAVALGGAAVGLLGALSFRALYVLWRIVESGFSRSPAAAVTFPLLGLLASYLLVDTFAVNKSIGSATGIVLAEYHTKGAPSLRDSVVRTFAGVATIGFGGAAGPEGPGILIGPGIMQYIARILGIRSRRGRLTLAGAAAGLAGVLKTPATAILYALEVPFTRGIEKEPFLEVVLAATASYAVSVALTGPVPLFAVQVQLISGPATLVWSAILGVVAGAYSIGFSKLYGLAGRASSTMRLRGGFALTVLTGGAAVGLLGLASRSSIGPGIDLMGSVVLGALAIQSLALLLALRSFTVTATLNFGGVGGLLTPVVINGALLGALYAKLLGLEPISFYALVGAAATLAGTYKILLAPAAMVVELSGVGFMIPALLASAVSYAVSLPTTLFRFQLTGSAKEEALLRSIYSKLKGSQFLSHLRVSDVVNRAVRSVKLDDPLRVAIEVMTSEGLDELPVVDEGGRLVGRISIDDISWLGESRLDAPVSSAPLLSANSIGLDAPLDDAIERMLTAGIRTFYAVAPDGVLVGVLDEMAIVRALMGHI, from the coding sequence GTGGACCGCGAGAGCGTCCTCCCATGGTTGGCGGTCGCCCTGGGCGGTGCCGCGGTCGGCCTGCTCGGCGCCCTTTCCTTCAGGGCGCTCTACGTCCTGTGGCGCATCGTGGAGTCCGGATTCTCCCGGAGCCCGGCAGCCGCGGTCACCTTTCCACTGCTGGGGCTGCTCGCCTCCTACCTACTCGTGGACACGTTCGCCGTCAACAAGTCCATCGGCAGCGCCACCGGGATAGTGCTCGCGGAGTATCACACGAAGGGCGCGCCCTCCCTGAGGGACTCGGTCGTGCGCACATTCGCAGGCGTCGCAACGATAGGCTTCGGCGGCGCCGCGGGTCCAGAGGGTCCTGGGATCCTGATAGGTCCCGGTATAATGCAGTACATCGCCAGGATCCTCGGGATCAGGAGCCGCCGGGGTAGGCTCACGCTGGCCGGCGCTGCAGCGGGGCTCGCCGGCGTCCTAAAGACCCCTGCAACCGCCATACTCTACGCGCTCGAGGTTCCGTTCACCAGGGGCATAGAGAAGGAGCCCTTCTTGGAGGTGGTGCTGGCAGCCACGGCATCGTACGCAGTGTCGGTCGCGCTCACGGGGCCCGTTCCGCTGTTCGCCGTGCAGGTGCAACTGATATCGGGCCCGGCTACCTTGGTGTGGAGCGCGATACTGGGAGTTGTCGCCGGCGCCTACTCCATCGGCTTCTCGAAGCTGTACGGCCTGGCTGGCAGGGCCTCATCCACCATGAGATTGCGCGGCGGCTTCGCCCTCACGGTGCTGACCGGCGGCGCGGCCGTGGGGCTGCTCGGGCTCGCCTCGCGTTCCTCGATAGGTCCCGGCATAGACCTCATGGGAAGCGTCGTGCTCGGCGCGCTCGCCATTCAATCGCTGGCGCTGCTGCTGGCGCTGAGGAGCTTCACGGTGACGGCGACGCTGAACTTCGGAGGAGTCGGCGGACTCCTCACGCCCGTCGTCATAAACGGCGCCCTCCTGGGGGCCCTCTACGCCAAGCTCCTGGGCCTGGAGCCGATCTCGTTCTACGCGCTAGTGGGCGCGGCGGCGACGCTCGCCGGCACCTACAAGATACTCCTCGCGCCGGCCGCGATGGTGGTCGAGCTATCGGGCGTGGGCTTCATGATCCCCGCGCTACTAGCGTCCGCGGTCAGCTATGCCGTCTCCCTCCCCACCACGCTCTTCAGGTTCCAGCTCACCGGATCCGCCAAGGAGGAGGCCCTCCTCAGGAGCATCTACTCGAAGCTGAAGGGGAGCCAGTTCCTGTCGCACCTCAGGGTCTCGGATGTCGTGAACCGCGCCGTGCGCTCGGTGAAGCTCGACGATCCGCTCAGGGTCGCCATCGAGGTCATGACATCGGAGGGCTTGGACGAGCTGCCGGTGGTCGACGAGGGCGGCAGGCTCGTCGGCCGTATTTCAATTGACGATATATCGTGGTTGGGTGAGAGCCGCCTGGACGCGCCGGTTTCATCCGCGCCGCTCCTGAGCGCGAACTCCATAGGCCTCGACGCGCCGCTCGACGATGCAATAGAGCGCATGCTCACCGCCGGCATAAGGACCTTCTACGCGGTGGCGCCCGACGGCGTCCTCGTGGGCGTACTGGACGAGATGGCCATAGTTCGCGCGCTCATGGGCCACATCTGA
- a CDS encoding MFS transporter, with protein MARWLYSWLLIGAVSYSLGMLAPLLILKLGGSVLDVGIATFAYYAASMVGSIFWGWMADVVPKRRMFLTASSAGLAVTPIAMVISDSILGTVLWYAVGAFFYAALAVYLNLLVVETTDKGQWNENARRGFLYLVTGSAVGTALGLASVIGSALLSYALASTAVGAVGTAIIYASVSEPPMVLERRAVLSSPNLFVSRLTSLPVIFLNFPRLFDINLLRKRIRRIPGSELTVLTLTNALFSVSAQLFFTVYIPYEESVGLNETQVLISYLYMTAINALVAVLMADELRRPEYRLASRGMGLRALGMLAAAAFSTFVVGSDALYTTMLSFTFIGFAYTIITVTMNALLYASLIPGTRGRSLGAYSTVGSLSFMAGALLSGFLAESAGYQLVFFLSAVILMTAAVVMEFYYRSSGSTLESVEVY; from the coding sequence TTGGCCAGATGGCTGTACTCGTGGTTGCTCATAGGCGCGGTATCGTACTCGCTCGGCATGCTGGCCCCGCTGCTAATATTGAAACTGGGAGGCAGCGTTCTGGACGTTGGCATAGCCACGTTCGCGTACTACGCTGCGTCCATGGTCGGGAGCATATTCTGGGGCTGGATGGCTGACGTCGTACCAAAGCGCAGGATGTTCCTGACCGCGAGCTCCGCGGGGCTGGCCGTCACGCCGATAGCCATGGTGATCAGCGACTCCATACTTGGCACGGTGCTCTGGTACGCGGTGGGCGCCTTCTTCTACGCGGCGCTCGCGGTCTATCTGAACCTGCTGGTCGTCGAGACGACCGATAAGGGGCAGTGGAACGAGAACGCGAGGAGGGGATTTCTCTACCTTGTGACGGGAAGCGCTGTCGGGACGGCGCTCGGGCTGGCATCCGTGATCGGATCGGCGCTGTTGAGCTATGCGCTCGCGTCCACGGCGGTGGGCGCAGTCGGGACTGCGATAATATATGCCTCCGTGAGCGAGCCGCCAATGGTCCTGGAGAGGAGGGCCGTGCTGAGCTCCCCGAACCTGTTCGTGTCCAGGTTGACGTCGCTCCCCGTGATATTCCTGAACTTCCCGAGGCTTTTCGATATAAATCTCCTGAGGAAGAGGATCAGGAGGATACCGGGGTCCGAGCTGACCGTGCTGACGCTGACTAACGCGCTGTTCAGCGTGTCTGCGCAGCTCTTCTTCACGGTTTACATACCATACGAGGAGTCCGTCGGACTGAACGAGACACAGGTCTTGATATCCTACCTGTACATGACTGCGATAAATGCGCTCGTGGCGGTGCTCATGGCGGATGAGTTGAGGAGGCCGGAGTACAGACTGGCGTCCAGGGGGATGGGACTGAGGGCGCTCGGCATGCTGGCGGCCGCCGCGTTCTCCACGTTCGTCGTGGGATCCGATGCCCTGTACACCACGATGCTCTCGTTCACTTTCATAGGGTTCGCCTACACGATAATAACGGTGACCATGAACGCATTGCTCTACGCGTCGCTGATCCCGGGCACGAGGGGGAGGAGCCTCGGCGCCTACAGCACCGTCGGAAGCCTATCGTTCATGGCCGGCGCACTGCTCTCGGGATTCCTGGCGGAGTCGGCGGGATACCAGCTGGTGTTCTTCCTGAGCGCAGTTATACTTATGACTGCCGCGGTGGTCATGGAGTTCTACTACAGATCATCCGGCTCCACGCTGGAGTCGGTCGAGGTCTACTAG
- a CDS encoding PLP-dependent cysteine synthase family protein, whose translation MSFSRRARVLGSSLELAEAIYPTPLVRLPKLSMSEPCINLWAKLEFYNPFSRSIKDRAAISMLTNAIRRTGASRFYEATSGNLGVALAALAAAHGVRFRAYVPRTASASAVNLMRLMGAEVVVHRSEGVDDELVETARRDADADGAVFLDQYHNEDNPRGQEALVAELRDQLAEAGVEPVAVVAGTGSLGHMTALGRLRDEMGFALVAARPAEGERIPGLRRDWKRRMIADEVIEVTLEESIEAAVAVARMEGLPIGVSSGATVAAARKASRTIGQGDYVMIFPDDAVKYLDIYGRYIAEHESAPQLVGK comes from the coding sequence GTGTCGTTCAGCAGGCGCGCAAGGGTCCTCGGTTCATCCCTGGAGCTAGCCGAGGCGATCTATCCTACTCCTCTGGTCAGGCTACCCAAGCTATCGATGTCTGAGCCCTGCATCAACCTGTGGGCGAAGCTGGAGTTCTACAATCCCTTCAGCAGGAGCATAAAGGACAGGGCGGCCATCTCGATGCTCACCAACGCCATCAGGAGGACTGGTGCCTCGAGGTTCTACGAGGCGACGTCGGGCAATCTGGGCGTGGCGCTGGCGGCTCTGGCGGCGGCGCACGGCGTGAGGTTCCGTGCGTACGTCCCGCGGACCGCCAGCGCTAGTGCAGTCAACCTCATGAGGTTGATGGGAGCCGAGGTCGTGGTCCACCGGTCGGAGGGCGTCGACGATGAGCTCGTGGAGACCGCCAGGAGGGACGCGGACGCGGACGGCGCGGTGTTCCTGGATCAGTATCACAACGAGGACAATCCGAGGGGCCAAGAGGCACTTGTGGCCGAGTTGAGGGATCAGCTGGCCGAGGCGGGCGTTGAGCCAGTCGCGGTCGTCGCCGGCACGGGAAGCCTGGGACACATGACGGCGCTGGGCAGGTTGCGCGATGAGATGGGATTCGCGCTGGTGGCCGCTAGGCCCGCGGAGGGCGAGAGGATACCCGGGCTCAGGAGGGATTGGAAGAGGAGGATGATCGCCGACGAGGTGATAGAGGTCACGCTCGAGGAGTCCATCGAGGCCGCGGTGGCTGTGGCCAGGATGGAGGGACTTCCGATCGGGGTGAGCTCCGGCGCCACGGTGGCAGCGGCGAGGAAGGCATCGAGGACCATCGGCCAAGGGGACTACGTGATGATATTCCCGGATGACGCCGTGAAGTATCTCGACATATATGGCAGGTATATCGCGGAGCATGAGTCGGCGCCGCAATTAGTAGGGAAATAG
- a CDS encoding 2-oxoacid:acceptor oxidoreductase family protein, translating to MIYYEVRLHGRGGQGVVLAGRLLGEALMNAGYYAQSYPEFGAERSGAPVTAFLRASEAPIEVRSPINRPHFVVVIDPYISMERSVIDGLREGGLVVANTTLPPGKLKETLRPAVECKVATVNATKIALDVLGRNNPNTAILGALAEVSKIAPIDFLMEAAKKAFPGRVGELNAEAIKRGAAEVAVA from the coding sequence TTGATTTATTATGAGGTCAGACTTCACGGCCGGGGTGGGCAGGGCGTTGTGCTCGCCGGCCGCCTCCTTGGCGAGGCGCTGATGAACGCCGGCTACTACGCACAGTCCTATCCGGAGTTCGGGGCCGAGAGGTCGGGCGCCCCTGTGACTGCGTTCCTGAGGGCGTCCGAGGCGCCGATAGAGGTGCGCAGCCCCATAAACCGGCCGCACTTCGTCGTGGTCATAGATCCATACATCTCCATGGAGCGCAGCGTCATAGACGGGCTGCGCGAGGGCGGGCTCGTCGTGGCGAACACCACACTTCCACCTGGAAAGCTGAAGGAGACGCTGAGGCCTGCGGTCGAATGTAAGGTGGCCACCGTCAACGCCACAAAGATAGCGCTGGACGTCCTGGGCAGGAATAATCCGAACACCGCGATCCTGGGAGCGCTGGCTGAGGTCTCGAAGATAGCGCCGATAGACTTCCTGATGGAGGCCGCCAAGAAGGCCTTTCCGGGAAGGGTCGGCGAGCTGAACGCCGAGGCCATTAAGAGGGGAGCTGCGGAGGTGGCCGTCGCTTGA
- a CDS encoding 4Fe-4S binding protein has protein sequence MSDVDVKSRPKVAMQLNPGGWHEGGSSVEYLTHDWRLERPVVNLDKCVGCMYCWIYCPEPAIVLLDRESKGPSKVKVDYDHCKGCGICAQVCPTKAIDMVPEEVKV, from the coding sequence TTGAGCGATGTCGACGTCAAGTCAAGGCCTAAGGTCGCGATGCAGCTGAACCCCGGCGGGTGGCACGAGGGCGGCTCCAGCGTGGAGTACCTGACGCACGACTGGCGCCTCGAGAGGCCTGTCGTGAACCTCGATAAATGCGTCGGGTGCATGTACTGCTGGATATACTGTCCTGAGCCCGCTATAGTGCTCCTGGACCGCGAGTCCAAGGGGCCCAGCAAGGTCAAGGTCGACTACGATCACTGCAAGGGCTGCGGGATATGCGCGCAGGTGTGCCCGACCAAGGCAATAGATATGGTGCCGGAGGAGGTGAAGGTGTGA
- a CDS encoding transketolase C-terminal domain-containing protein yields MEVQQRVEMKKVFITGDDAVAHAARQSRVDLVAAYPITPQTVIVERIADFAANGEFEGEFVAVESEHSAMSACIGGALTGARVFTATASQGLAFMHEMLYAASGLRLPMVMAVANRALNSPLNIHNDHSDIMGSRDSGWILLFAENAEEAYDRVIQGFRISEAVNLPVAVNLDGFTLTHSAEVVNMLSDEAVGAFVGRPPRRNTLLDKEPKSFGMMALPDTYQFFKEDQQRAIEGSRQAILAVEREYGELSNRKYGPIKAFRAEDADVVMIMLGSYAGTARAAVEATRSEGIRAGVVSLGWYRPFPADELLRAVEGASTLLVMDRSVSYGAIAHPLASDVMAALYRAGIRKRVVNVAYGLGGRWFTEDDARRLFRYASKPGPDFESFFYYGGESE; encoded by the coding sequence ATGGAGGTTCAGCAGAGGGTGGAGATGAAGAAGGTCTTCATCACGGGAGACGACGCAGTCGCGCACGCTGCGAGGCAGTCCAGGGTGGACCTCGTGGCGGCATACCCGATAACGCCACAGACGGTCATCGTGGAGAGAATAGCCGACTTCGCGGCGAACGGCGAGTTCGAGGGGGAGTTCGTCGCGGTGGAGTCGGAGCACAGCGCCATGAGCGCATGCATCGGTGGGGCCCTGACGGGTGCTAGGGTCTTCACTGCGACCGCGAGCCAGGGGCTCGCGTTCATGCACGAGATGCTCTACGCGGCCAGCGGCCTCAGGCTTCCCATGGTGATGGCGGTGGCGAACAGGGCGCTCAACTCGCCGCTGAACATCCACAATGACCACAGCGACATAATGGGATCCAGGGACAGCGGCTGGATACTCCTGTTCGCGGAGAACGCTGAGGAGGCATACGATCGCGTGATACAGGGATTCCGGATCTCCGAGGCGGTCAACCTGCCGGTCGCGGTCAACTTGGATGGCTTCACGCTCACGCACTCCGCGGAGGTCGTCAACATGCTGTCGGACGAGGCCGTGGGCGCTTTCGTGGGGAGGCCGCCGCGCAGGAACACGCTGCTGGACAAGGAGCCGAAGAGCTTCGGCATGATGGCGCTCCCCGATACGTATCAGTTCTTCAAGGAGGATCAGCAGCGCGCGATCGAGGGCTCGAGGCAGGCCATACTCGCGGTGGAGCGCGAGTACGGGGAGCTCTCGAACAGGAAATATGGCCCAATCAAGGCATTCCGCGCCGAGGACGCGGACGTGGTGATGATAATGCTCGGCAGCTACGCCGGAACCGCGAGGGCTGCCGTGGAGGCGACGAGGTCCGAGGGGATAAGGGCTGGCGTCGTCAGCCTGGGATGGTACAGGCCGTTCCCGGCGGACGAGCTTCTCAGGGCGGTGGAGGGTGCGAGCACGCTGCTAGTGATGGACAGGTCCGTGAGCTACGGCGCGATCGCGCACCCGCTGGCCTCCGACGTGATGGCGGCGCTCTACAGGGCGGGCATCAGGAAGAGAGTAGTGAACGTGGCCTACGGGCTGGGGGGCAGGTGGTTCACCGAGGACGACGCGCGCCGGCTGTTCAGATATGCGTCGAAGCCGGGCCCGGATTTCGAGTCCTTCTTCTACTACGGAGGCGAGAGCGAATGA
- a CDS encoding thiamine pyrophosphate-dependent enzyme, whose protein sequence is MSSDAVRQQGEASSAQVRSLFEVERRERLAPGHRACAGCGPMIAVRQILQASQEDPVVVNATGCVEVVTSVYPETAWLVPWAHVAFENSAAVTSGVEAAMKALVRRGELDKERPVVVFAGDGGTFDIGIQALSGALERGHRMLYVCYDNEAYMNTGIQRSGATPYGAWTTTSPYGKIWPGKRERKKDIMGIVAAHGIPYAATASISHWKDLMTKVRKALSYDGPTFLHVYAPCNRGWRFDPSLTVEVAKRAVETRFFPLYEVEGGRYRITLPVTKPRPLEDFLSIQGRFRHLLLPQYREALETLKRMVDEQWERINRMAAATAGS, encoded by the coding sequence ATGAGCTCTGACGCGGTAAGGCAACAGGGAGAGGCGTCCAGCGCGCAGGTGCGCAGCCTGTTCGAGGTGGAGCGCAGGGAGAGGCTGGCGCCCGGGCACAGGGCGTGCGCCGGCTGCGGACCGATGATAGCGGTGCGCCAGATACTGCAGGCATCACAGGAGGATCCTGTGGTGGTGAACGCGACCGGGTGCGTCGAGGTCGTGACCAGCGTATACCCTGAGACGGCGTGGCTGGTTCCGTGGGCGCACGTCGCATTCGAGAACTCGGCGGCGGTCACGTCGGGCGTCGAGGCGGCAATGAAGGCGCTCGTGAGGAGGGGAGAACTGGACAAGGAGAGGCCGGTCGTGGTGTTCGCCGGGGACGGCGGGACGTTCGACATAGGAATACAGGCGCTCTCGGGTGCACTGGAGAGGGGGCACCGCATGCTCTACGTGTGCTATGACAACGAGGCGTACATGAACACGGGGATCCAGAGGAGCGGCGCCACCCCGTACGGCGCGTGGACCACCACGAGCCCCTATGGCAAGATATGGCCCGGGAAGAGGGAGCGCAAGAAGGACATAATGGGCATAGTGGCCGCGCACGGCATACCGTACGCTGCGACCGCTTCGATATCCCACTGGAAGGATCTGATGACGAAGGTCAGGAAGGCCCTGAGCTACGATGGCCCCACGTTCCTCCACGTGTATGCGCCCTGCAACAGGGGATGGCGCTTCGATCCATCGCTCACGGTGGAGGTGGCGAAGAGGGCCGTGGAGACGAGGTTCTTCCCGCTCTACGAGGTGGAGGGCGGACGCTACAGGATAACGCTGCCGGTGACTAAGCCCAGGCCGCTCGAGGACTTCCTCTCCATACAGGGGAGGTTCAGGCACCTGCTGCTCCCCCAGTACAGGGAGGCGCTGGAGACCCTCAAGAGGATGGTGGACGAGCAGTGGGAGAGGATAAACAGGATGGCAGCGGCCACGGCGGGAAGCTGA
- a CDS encoding endonuclease V, producing the protein MGEDKQDGSGHGGKLRFSTERAKAAQVLLSSRVSVPRGRSDVRLVAGLDVAYACGRAFGAAALVDVDGPRVVERAVSELEERIPYIPGFLAFRETGPMVTALRRLRYRPDALMVNGHGIAHPRRFGIASHIGVVLGIRSIGIARSRLVGEEVNGSLIMDGEEVARILMSGRMKIYVSVGHGISLEEAVRLTEAMLTEAGKLPLPVQEAHNAATEASKECYRGLIRTSVPSEAE; encoded by the coding sequence GTGGGAGAGGATAAACAGGATGGCAGCGGCCACGGCGGGAAGCTGAGGTTCTCGACCGAGAGGGCCAAGGCCGCACAGGTCCTGCTGTCATCGCGCGTCAGCGTTCCGCGCGGACGATCTGATGTGCGGCTGGTGGCCGGGCTCGACGTAGCATATGCGTGCGGCAGGGCATTCGGCGCCGCGGCGCTTGTGGACGTCGACGGTCCCAGGGTCGTGGAGCGCGCGGTGTCCGAGCTGGAGGAGAGGATCCCGTACATACCGGGATTCCTTGCGTTCCGCGAGACGGGCCCCATGGTGACAGCGCTCAGGAGGCTTAGGTACAGGCCGGACGCGCTCATGGTCAATGGGCATGGCATAGCACATCCCAGGAGGTTCGGGATAGCCTCGCACATCGGGGTCGTGCTTGGCATCAGGAGCATCGGGATAGCCAGGAGCAGGCTGGTGGGAGAGGAGGTGAATGGTTCTCTGATCATGGACGGCGAGGAGGTCGCCAGGATCCTGATGAGCGGTCGCATGAAGATATACGTTAGCGTGGGCCACGGAATTTCACTCGAGGAGGCGGTGAGGCTGACGGAGGCGATGCTGACGGAGGCCGGGAAACTGCCGCTCCCGGTCCAGGAGGCACACAACGCTGCGACGGAGGCCTCCAAGGAGTGCTACAGGGGACTTATCAGAACATCGGTCCCCTCTGAGGCGGAGTAG
- a CDS encoding SAM hydrolase/SAM-dependent halogenase family protein, with amino-acid sequence MDRPTDAHVRPSGVIALLTDFGSSDYFVASMKGVILGLFPSAVIVDLTHEVPPFNVQRGAFILWKAYKWFPKGTVFVGVVDPGVGSSRKGLLVVGRNYYFVGPDNGLLSAAAREDGVELTVDLSVLAGGASVSSTFHGRDVFAPAAAMVARGDDPSSLGPPAEISVALEMGYASLEGELLRCRIVYVDRFGNAFTSLTHDPPWPLGRTLSVELGSGPGPARRVIGTYVRTYSDVEPGGVAVLMNSEGHLELAIRGGSFASTYSASEGTDVLISPL; translated from the coding sequence ATGGATCGACCCACCGACGCACACGTGAGGCCATCGGGCGTGATAGCGCTCCTCACGGACTTCGGCTCCTCGGACTACTTCGTGGCGAGCATGAAGGGCGTGATCCTGGGGCTGTTCCCCTCAGCCGTCATCGTGGACCTGACGCATGAGGTCCCTCCGTTCAACGTCCAGCGCGGCGCGTTCATACTCTGGAAGGCCTACAAGTGGTTCCCCAAGGGCACGGTATTCGTGGGCGTGGTGGATCCCGGCGTGGGGTCCTCCAGGAAGGGCCTCCTCGTGGTCGGCCGTAACTACTACTTCGTGGGCCCCGACAACGGGCTGTTGAGCGCCGCCGCGCGCGAGGACGGCGTCGAGCTCACGGTCGATCTCTCCGTTCTCGCTGGCGGGGCCTCCGTCAGCAGCACCTTCCACGGGAGGGACGTGTTCGCGCCCGCGGCAGCGATGGTGGCGAGGGGCGACGACCCATCCAGCCTGGGCCCCCCGGCGGAGATCTCCGTGGCGCTGGAGATGGGCTATGCGTCGTTGGAGGGCGAGCTGCTCAGGTGCAGGATAGTGTACGTGGATCGCTTCGGGAACGCGTTCACGAGCCTCACCCATGATCCTCCCTGGCCGCTGGGTAGGACGCTCTCAGTGGAACTGGGATCCGGGCCCGGTCCAGCGCGGCGCGTGATCGGCACCTACGTGAGGACTTACTCGGACGTCGAGCCCGGCGGTGTGGCCGTTCTGATGAACTCGGAGGGACACCTGGAGCTGGCCATCCGCGGTGGCAGCTTCGCGTCGACCTACTCCGCCTCAGAGGGGACCGATGTTCTGATAAGTCCCCTGTAG
- a CDS encoding molybdopterin molybdotransferase MoeA, translating to MLGVREGLERISACLRPVPRVGDVRIWDAAGLVLEDDVRAPEDYPPVPKAEYDGYAVRSADTPGELRVVGSAPLGTRAPDIELGEALYVTTGAYLPSYLDAVVPQEDAQVVERGGSTYIRVEERVEPWSYVDPPGYHARRGDVMVNSGRVLTRLDVVALASLGVDAVPARRRVRVRSLSVGSELSPDRETSPSSLLRRGVIPESNSMLLAWYLELRAPFAELVGSAVLPDDPAVISREAERALEDADVLVTFGGSGPSSVDFTRRLVESADCSAGDFRMKPGKPAKLAALDGKLIAVLPGHPLAALHATTRLLDPLMHVIAGAVERPWPSKRAVLKEELPERKRGFSQQYLVKLSGGERGDVATIIYRHGTGVTSKLAGVDALLNLDEDEVPRPGDYVDVDMVL from the coding sequence GTGCTGGGAGTGAGAGAGGGTCTGGAGCGCATATCAGCGTGCTTGCGCCCAGTGCCCAGGGTCGGCGACGTGCGCATATGGGATGCCGCTGGACTGGTGCTGGAGGACGACGTGCGCGCACCGGAGGACTACCCACCGGTGCCCAAGGCGGAGTACGATGGGTACGCCGTGAGATCTGCCGACACGCCAGGGGAGCTCAGGGTGGTGGGCAGCGCGCCCCTCGGCACCAGGGCACCGGACATAGAACTGGGGGAGGCGCTGTACGTGACGACCGGAGCCTATCTGCCGAGCTATCTGGACGCGGTGGTGCCGCAGGAGGACGCACAGGTCGTGGAGAGGGGGGGATCCACATACATTCGGGTGGAGGAACGCGTGGAGCCGTGGAGCTACGTCGATCCCCCGGGATACCACGCCAGAAGAGGGGACGTGATGGTGAACAGCGGGAGGGTCCTCACGCGCCTGGACGTAGTGGCGCTGGCCAGCCTGGGCGTGGACGCCGTGCCGGCACGGCGCCGCGTCAGGGTCAGATCGCTGAGCGTGGGATCCGAGCTCTCGCCGGACAGGGAGACGTCCCCCTCGTCGCTCCTCCGGAGGGGCGTGATCCCGGAGTCGAATTCCATGCTCTTGGCATGGTATCTGGAGCTCAGGGCACCATTCGCCGAGCTTGTCGGTTCGGCGGTCCTGCCGGACGATCCCGCCGTGATCTCACGGGAGGCGGAGAGGGCGCTGGAGGATGCGGACGTATTGGTGACGTTCGGCGGAAGCGGCCCCAGCTCCGTCGACTTCACCCGCAGGCTCGTGGAATCGGCTGACTGTTCAGCCGGGGATTTCAGGATGAAGCCTGGCAAGCCCGCCAAGCTGGCGGCGCTCGACGGAAAACTGATAGCGGTGCTCCCGGGCCATCCACTGGCGGCACTCCACGCGACGACGAGGCTCCTCGATCCGCTGATGCACGTAATTGCGGGCGCGGTCGAACGGCCCTGGCCGTCCAAGAGGGCCGTCCTGAAGGAGGAGCTGCCGGAGAGGAAGAGGGGGTTCTCACAGCAGTATCTGGTGAAGTTATCGGGTGGCGAGCGCGGCGACGTGGCGACGATAATCTACAGGCATGGAACAGGTGTGACGTCGAAGCTAGCTGGTGTCGATGCGCTCCTCAACCTTGATGAGGACGAGGTGCCGCGCCCCGGCGACTACGTCGATGTAGATATGGTCCTCTAG